CACAGGCCACCAAGTACAATACCAGTGACTTCAGACTCAGGTACAGCAGCTCTAAACCAGTTCAGCCAGGCCTAGCATACCTGCTGACAGCTAACAGACTACTCAGTCCTGTACAAtctctcttcctccatttctCTGAGTCCCAGTTAGTTTCCCTTCCTCCAGTGTTTCCCTCGAAGGCACCTGGCTTCcaggagaaacacaaagaaagcagTGACTCAGTCCCATTTCCCCTGGTTGTGCAGTCCGTGGGGTCCCCCAGCTGAAGCAACTTTAAAAAGCAATTCAGTGAATCCTGTCTGGCACATCACgctgtctttctcttctctctcttcctatttctCCACATGTGTCTGAGACCTGAGAAACAAACCCTATTTTCAACACAGGACTCAAGAACTCAAACTAGGAGGAAAATCTCTCAAGTTGTACAAATAGCTCATAGTAAAAACTGCAATATAAATGATGTTTGCTACCAGCTATACATGATTCTAAGGTATCCCAGTGCTCCCCGGTGGCCCTAATGTTAAACAACATACTTTTGtgagaagcaaagaaatgagCCTTCCATGACCTCAGTGTGTTCCTAAGAGGAGTGGTTCACAAGGAAGCAGTGTGGATgagggaatgtggcagggggataCAAGTTTGCAGAGTAAGTGACATGTGAACAGCTCAGGGGGTGACAATGAACGGCAATCTTCAGTCACTAAACTCTTCTATTCCTGTATGACCCATGCAGAGTATGAGAACCTAGACGAGAGCCTAGCTGCAACACAGAACGATGATGACAGCCAAGAAGATCGTCCACAGCACAGACCACCACGTCCAGGAGGCCACCACAACCAAACTCGCCCACCTCCTCATGGAAACCACCACCGACCACCACCTCCACAGAAGGGCACACGACCTCCACCGAAGGGCACTAAACCCCCTCCTCCAGAAAAGGAAGAAGGTTAGCCATAATGACCTTCGGGAAAGGCTGTCCAGATACCTCTAGAAAGCAAAAAAACAACTGAACATGGGGGCCAACTCCAATAAAGAATCAAAAGGGGTCACcctaaaaagaagcaaaaagggaGTATCCAAAAAATGCCCACAGGGAGCAACCCACCGTGGTAGGGGTGGGCACAGGGAGCAGCCCAACAGTGAGCACCCCAACAAGGAGGCCAAAGAGGAACACAATCACCTTTTCAAGGAACTAGAGCAAAGCCTTCCCCTAGATAAGCACCCCAATCATTATATAAGTCAATGACACGTAAAAGTCAAGTTCATTCTCCATCAAACCCTaatgttttttccttctctaactAAAGTATGCCATGAATCTACCTGAAGTGTATTGAAATGATTTAATCCTGGGCTCTACTTTTAAGATTTCTACTCAGATATTCTAAAATAGCATGGCAAGATGCTGTTATTTAATAAGATCTCCAGGGATTCTGAATTTGAGAATGGTTGccacaaaattttcttttataacaaTGAATATTTTTCTGAGATTATGTTGCTAATGTGGACATACAGTAGAATTCTTCCTTTGGTCTTCTGCCTCCTGGGCTCAGACTCAATGACTTCCCTTCAAAGGTCTACTAGAGCACACTATGTTCTTGCCTGTTCCATATGAGAACTATCAGGTCCATTATTGCAGATAAATAACATCTTCTCTGAATGCCGTTAAAAGTTATCTAGATTTTTATTCTACTACTAAGTTAATCTCTATTCTAGGTTTAAAAATTCAGCATAAAGGCATGATCTTAAGTCATTTATCTTAAAAGCATATATCATTCTACTTACACATATCACAAGCCAAAGAAcacaaaaaataacatttttaaatatccttatggatatatatatttccatataaaCAAAAAGCGATCGTTCTTCACAAGCAGTATTATACCAAATATACCAAGTTGTGCTTTTCTCATGtccaataatatatttattatacaatGTAAATATCTGTTCACAGATGTATGTAGATGTATATAGATATGGGCAGTTTTCTGATGTGATTGTTCTGTTGGGCCTTTTTTTTTCACATAGCATATTTTCCCATTGTATGCTATACCAGAATTTCCTTAAGGAACATCATGTCAGTGTACTGCACTGGTTTTCTCCCTTTCAGATGATATAATATGTTGCACTGACCATGTTTGTAAAATTTCCTAAACTTTTCAACACCAATCAAAtgataacagtaaaaaaaatctctttcttcaTCTTGTAAAGGATAATTTAGAACACCTGAGCTGTTAGGTGCACAGAAAGAGTAAATGCAGACTACTGTCAACAGAATGGACCTaagtttgaaagggagagaaggcaggCCCTCACCTACCTCGTTTCAGTAAAGCTAATTAGGGATCCTCATCTTCTTCCCCTCTCAAGTCCCCTCAACaaactttcttctttgtttctttgtttcagaaAGTGAATAAGAAGATAATGTCCTTTAAGATCCATGACTTTGGAACCATGATGTGACAACCCTATGTTCCAAGTACCAATAAAATAATCAGCATGCAATTTCTCATGGCCCTCGTCTCTGATTTTGGTTATCTGTGAATCTCTCACTTACAGGACATGAACACAATGGGACAGCATTCAGGACCCCTTCCCACTGATGTTTCCAGCAAAGTTAGTTTCTCCTTTATGGAATCAAATCAactctcaaatgaaataattctCTTGTTTCTCCCCTTCCCTGGATTCTACACCACCACAAACGAAAATTCTCATCATTTTCACATTTCAGTAATTTTATGGAAACATGGAGAATATAATGGAATGGAGGAAGATGCTGAACTAAAGAAATCCCTATCGTTCCCAAAATAATAGATCCTGGGTCCTGCAGCAATTAATTTGGATCTGGGCCTCATCTTCCTAGGACACACCCTGCCCCATTGCTTCCTAAATATTATTCTATTCTCTCTATATGCATCCCCACCATTCTTAAACAAATTGTGGGTGCAGTGGCTAGGTTTTATGAAGGAGACAGAATTAAAGATCTAAAACtatgacctgacatcatcaaattattagggaacattggagaaaccatgcaagatataggcacagtcaaagacttcttggaaaagaccccagaggcacaggcagtcaaagccaaaattaactattgggattacatcaaattgagaagtttctgtacaacaaaggaaacagtcaggaaagtgaagaggcaacagatagaatgggaaaaatattggcaaattatTCAACTGAgcaaggattaataaccagaatctaaaagaGATCAAGACtctgcaacaacaaaacaaacaacatacttaagagatgggccaaggacctcaatagacatttttcaaaagaggaaatccaaatggccaacaggcacatgaaaaaatgctcaggatcactagccatcagggaaatgcaaatcaaaagcacaatgaggtttcacctcaccccggttagaatggctcacatacagaaatctaccaacaacagatgctggcgaggatgtggggaaaaagggacactaactcactgttggtgggaatgcaaactggtcaagccactatggaagacagtttggagattctcagaaacctgaatatagccctactacatgacccagccatcccattcctcagaattacaaaaaggaaattacattggcaaataaaagagctatctgcacctcaatgcttattgcagctcaattcacaatagctaagacatggaatcaacctaaatgctcataaacagaaggctggataaagaaattatgggatatgtgctgtATGGAATACTATAGAGCCATAaagaacaatgaaatccagtcacttgcaacaaaatggatgaatctggaaaacatcatgctgagtgaaataagccagtcctaaagggacaaatatatgtcttccctgatctgtgacaactaactgagcacctaaaaggaaacatgtagaGGTAAAAcagacactataagaaacaatgacttgatcagtctttgtcctgactgttaaggaacagcttactatttatctttttagtattttcttgttctacttaataccattggttgaactgtttaattaacacacaattattctttttttttttttgacaggcagagtggacagtgagagagagagacagagagaaaggtcttcctttgccgttggttcaccctccaatggccgtcgcggccagcgcgctgtggccggcacaccacgctgatcggatggcaggagccaggtacttatcctggtctcccatgcgggtgcagggccaagtacttgggccatcctccactgcactccctggccacagcaaagagctggtctggaagaggggcaaccgggacagaatccagcaccccaaccgggactagaacccggggtgccagcgccgcaaggcggaggattagcctagtgagccacggcgctggctaacacacaattgttcttaggagTCTAAATTCAGctgaaaatttatccctgttaaaaataagagagaaaggccagcaccgcggctcaacaggctaaggCTCCATATCAATTAATAGATCTTTTCCATGATTTCTTGctgatgttcatttttttaagtttgacttatttattagaaagacagaggtacaaGGGGATAGAGGcaggtgagaaagagaaagagagagaaatctgatgtgctccccaaatggctgcaacagttgggggtGAGACTgccgccaggagcctggaactccatctgggccctcccacgtgggttttagcactttagccatcttccactgctttccaggtacattagcacagagctggatcagaagtgcagcagctaggactcataccagtgctcagatgggatgccagcatctcagactAAGGCTTAaatacccactgtaccacaacaccgacCCCGCTGTTGCTCATtggttctttttgtttgtgtttacaGTTGTATACTATTGCATCATAGGACTGTGTTATGTTTTCTTTAACAAACACCCTATCAATGCACACTTAGGCTGGCTTAAGTTTTTCATTATTACGGGATATGTTGCAGTAAGCATCACTGTAAATATATCCTTGAACATTTTCAATATCAACTAAAAGATAAGCAATCTAAGATGAGTctactttttttcatttgtaaaacacAATTTGCAAGATGTGATCTGCTAGGTGCATGTTAGAGTGAACAAGGAGGTATGAAGACAGAAAAGGGGGACGGTGAAGTAGAATGCGCAGGGATGGTGGTTTCTGTATTTACTTCATTAAAACCAACAGGGATCCACAATTTTCTGCCAAGATGAATCCTCCCTATGAACATCTTGTTTGTTTGTCTCTTTCAGAAAGTGAATAAGATGATAACAAGAAGACTTCCTTCAGAACATTGGAACAATGTTGGCATAATTCTGTCTTCCAAGTACCAATAAAATAATTAGCATGCAGTTTGTGGTTTTCTATGTCTCTGCTTTGAGTGGTTGTGAACTTTAAGCTTGAAGGCTGTGAACAAACTGTAAGCGCACCTAGGACCCCATTCACATTGATTAGACCAGCACATTTTCCTCCTCATTATCACCAAAGGCAACTTCTAGGCAAAAGAGTTCCCTTATTCCCCATCTTCCATGTAATCCACAATACAAATACAATTCTTAAagatatgtgtttatttatttatgtgagagacaggcagacacacacacagagggagagctcccaacttctggttcactccctgagtgccACTTGGCCAGCTCAGGGGAGGGTCAGAAACAGGTCTCCCCCACaaggggcagggactcaactacttaacTTAAGCTGTTACTTGCTACCACCCAGAGTGTgccttagaaggaagctagaaatGGCAGTGGAGATGatactcaaacccaagcaccccaaatgggacatAGGCATCACAGATAGTGATTTAACTGCGAGACCAAAAAACTGCCCCAAGAAATGAAAGAGTTAAAATTAGTTTCAGATTTTTTCTTGATATTCTTGTGATTAtcgaagaaagaagaaaatagttttaaaatgtgaGGAAGATACAGAGACTAGGCAATCCCTAATATATCCTAAATAATTAATCCTTATTTCTAAGGAAATTAATGTTTTACGTCTCTTCTGGCTAGAGCTCATTCATGCTTCTCCCTATTTTATCAGTGCTCAACTTCACCTCTCCCTATTTCCTCCACAGTTTTTTATGAAAACCTGAGTAAATTTCATAATACAGGCAGCATCACGTGTGTAAGGAATTTAGAGCCCTTCAGAGATAAAATAAggtctacctttttttttcttactagatCTGCGCTCTCAGTAAGACAACATAATCACCAAAATTATGAAGATAATATTGTAACAATACACACTAGATATTTACGTAGTCTAGACAATTTCTTAGACACATCTAAATAACATGTGCCTGAGGAATTCCAAGAAGTTTACAGCTGGGTGGTTGATGTAGCAGTCAGGATTCCACTTGagctgtcagcatcccatagtggaatgACTAGGCTTGAGtccacctctgctcccagccctgttaatgtgcattctaggaggcagaaggtgatggctcaagttcttgggtctctaccactcaCAGAAAGATCTGGATTGAAATGTGGCTTcatggcctagctccagctgtcacaatcatttgggaagtgaaccaatagatagaagatctctctatgtgtatctttgcctctctgcctttcaaatatgtacaaacaaataaattggaaattttgtttaaagaagTTTAagcatcatttcttcttcttcacatAAGCTAACATACCAAGTAAGTCTAATTTGTGCAGCATCTTTCTTTTCATGAGGAGAGGAGTGTCTTGGAGATATTCTAAGAGCCTACTGAAAGCTATCACAAACATTTTAAGGTCAAGAATACTCCATTTAGAATTTCATGTTGAGGATACGGCATTGTGGCACTGAGGAggaagccaatgcctgcaatgccactgcaatgccagcatcctgtctgctctgcttcctatccagttccttgctaatgtgcctagaaaagtagcaaaggatggcacaaatacttgggtcctgatacccacatgggagagccagatggagttctaggcccctaGCTTTGGCTTGTTCCAGACcctgcattgcagccatttgtggagttaagcagctaatggaagatatctctaactctacctttaaataaataaataaaccttatcaaaaacagaatttttctttGAGAGACTAACACAtaaagcgggggtggggggagtaaaCACTTGACCCTGGGGTTAAGACGCTAGTTAAGGGACctacatctcttatcagagtgcctggggatTCAATACTCAGCcccagttcccaattccagctgcctatCAATACATACCCTGTAAATCAGGGTGACAGCTCAAATAgttaggtctctgccatccatgcaggGGACCTACATAGAAttccctgctcttggcttcaccATAGCACATCTTTGGTTTTTGagtgcatttgggaagagaaacagCAAATGTAGCAGGTGGGAGCTTTCTTGTTCTTGctatctaataaaaaaaattaattaattttttaaaagtttaaaccAAAAGGTTAAAAAGGTTATAAATAATTGAACGGGATCACTATGTAAAACCATAACAAAGGGACAAAATTACTTAAAGGCAAATAGAGAGAAACAGTGGTCAGAGAAATCCAAAATGGCAGAACAGGAAGAAGCCATACTGACTTCAGCCACAGAATgataacagaaaaacaaaggaaggaccacataTTCCAGATACTGATTGAGAGAAATTTCTGGTccctttgagagtgaaccaagggatggacgacctttttctctctctttgtctataactctggctctttaaaaaaaaaaaaaaaacagttggagAGGTATCAAATGCCTAATTTAACAATGCATCTCCAAGACCTTACAAAAAAAGAACCACACCCAAAATTAGTAAGTGGAAATAATAAAACTTAGAGAATACAATTAGGTTTTTGAAAACCAGTGGCCCAACTAAGCAAGAAAAAAGGGAGAAcagtcaaattaataaaatccaaGCTGAAAAAGATGCTGTTAAAACAGACAaccaaagaaatacaaaggatcactAGAAATTATTATGAACATATACATGCCAAAACTTGAAAGATTTAGATGAAATGCAGATGTCTGGACACATATAACTGGCCAAAGTTGAGGcacgaagacatagaaaacctcaaTAGACcaatagcaagggctgggactagatcagtaataaagagcctcccaagaaagaaaagtctaggaatggatggcttcactgctgaatctaCCAAACTTAAAGAATActagttcttctcaaactacttaAAAGAACCAATAGAGAGGGAACCCTTCCAAATTCATTTGATGATGCCAGCATTACCTATTCTAAAACcacaaaaaaatacaataaaaaaaagagaagtagggtccagtgctgtggcgtagcaggtaaaactgccgcctgcagggccagcatttcATAACgctatcagttcaagtcccagctgcaccacttctgatccagctctttgctacagcctgggaaggcaggggaaga
The DNA window shown above is from Oryctolagus cuniculus chromosome 9, mOryCun1.1, whole genome shotgun sequence and carries:
- the LOC138843869 gene encoding acidic proline-rich protein HP43A-like isoform X2, coding for MWQGDTSLQKYENLDESLAATQNDDDSQEDRPQHRPPHPGGHHNQTRPPPHGNHQRPPPPQKGTKPPPPEKDEEYENLDESLAATQNDDDSQEDRPQHRPPRPGGHHNQTRPPPHGNHHRPPPPQKGTRPPPKGTKPPPPEKEEESE